A window of Komagataella phaffii GS115 chromosome 1, complete sequence contains these coding sequences:
- a CDS encoding GMP synthase, an enzyme that catalyzes the second step in the biosynthesis of GMP from IMP, with protein sequence MTVVEPVGDVFNTILVLDFEFNVYAEMLPCTQKISELPFTPTGVIFSGGPFSVYEEGSPHVDKEIFNLNVPILGICYGMQELAWIDNVENVARGEKREYGPATLNVQDKDCALFKDVDHSQVWMSHHDKLHNLPSGFKTVATTENSQFAGVANEAKKIYGIQFHPEVTHSVQGKTILKNFAVNVCGATQNWTMENFIDTEINRIRTLVGPTAEVIGAVSGGVDSTVAAKLMKEAIGDRFHAIYVDNGVMRKNETITVKKTLDDGLGINLTVVDAGEQFLSQLKGVTDPEKKRKIIGNTFIHVFEKVAADIKPKDGSEIEFLLQGTLYPDVIESISFKGPSQTIKTHHNVGGLTENMKLKLIEPLRELFKDEVRHLGQLLDIPEDLVWRHPFPGPGIAIRVLGEVTPEQVKIAREADYIFIEEIKKAGLYRKISQAFAALLPVKSVGVMGDQRTYEQVIALRAIETSDFMTADWFVFEAAFLKKVASRIVNEVDGVARVTYDITSKPPATVEWE encoded by the exons ATGACCGTCGTTGAACCAGTGGGAGATGTATTCAACACTATCTTAGTGCTGGACTTTG AGTTTAACGTTTATGCTGAGATGCTGCCTTGCACCCAGAAAATCTCTGAACTTCCATTCACTCCAACAGGTGTTATTTTCTCTGGAGGTCCTTTCTCCGTATACGAAGAAGGATCCCCTCATGTTGATAAGGAGATTTTCAACCTGAATGTGCCCATTCTGGGTATCTGCTACGGTATGCAAGAGTTGGCCTGGATCGATAATGTTGAAAACGTTGCCAGAGGTGAAAAACGTGAGTACGGTCCAGCTACCCTAAACGTGCAAGACAAGGACTGTGCTCTGTTTAAGGACGTTGATCATTCTCAGGTCTGGATGTCTCATCACGACAAGTTGCACAATCTCCCTTCCGGATTCAAGACTGTTGCAACCACCGAGAACTCTCAGTTTGCAGGTGTTGCCAACGAGGCCAAAAAGATCTATGGTATTCAATTCCACCCAGAGGTTACCCACAGTGTTCAGGGTAAAACCatattgaaaaactttgcTGTTAATGTCTGCGGAGCTACCCAGAACTGGACCATGGAAAACTTCATCGACACCGAGATCAACAGAATTAGAACCTTAGTCGGGCCTACCGCTGAAGTCATCGGTGCCGTTTCTGGTGGTGTTGACTCTACTGTCGCTGCTAAGTTAATGAAAGAGGCCATTGGCGACAGATTCCATGCTATCTACGTTGACAACGGTGTCATGAGAAAAAATGAGACCATCACTGTCAAGAAGACTTTGGACGATGGTCTGGGTATCAACTTGACTGTTGTTGACGCTGGAGAACAGTTTTTGAGTCAACTGAAGGGCGTTACTGATCCTGAGAAGAAGCGTAAGATCATCGGTAACACTTTCATCCACGTTTTTGAGAAAGTGGCTGCTGACATCAAGCCAAAAGATGGTTCAGAGATTGAATTTTTATTGCAAGGCACCTTATACCCTGACGTCATTGAATccatttccttcaaaggCCCATCGCAGACTATCAAAACTCACCACAATGTTGGCGGATTGACGGAGAAtatgaaattgaagctGATTGAGCCGTTGAGAGAGCTTTTCAAGGATGAAGTTCGTCACTTGGGTCAACTATTGGACATTCCTGAAGATTTGGTATGGAGACATCCTTTCCCTGGTCCAGGTATAGCCATTCGTGTTTTGGGTGAAGTTACTCCAGAGCAAGTCAAGATTGCAAGAGAGGCCGACTACATTTTcattgaagagatcaagaaggCTGGTCTTTACAGAAAGATTTCACAAGCTTTTGCTGCTTTACTGCCCGTCAAATCCGTTGGAGTCATGGGAGATCAACGAACCTACGAGCAAGTCATTGCATTAAGGGCTATTGAGACTTCAGACTTTATGACTGCCGACTGGTTTGTCTTTGAAGCTGCATTCCTGAAGAAAGTAGCCTCTAGAATTGtcaatgaagttgatggaGTTGCCAGAGTAACTTATGATATAACTTCTAAACCTCCTGCCACCGTTGAGTGGGAATAG
- a CDS encoding Protein phosphatase: MATPTRILGGIYVSSIEPLTQGVDLKKEYNISSILSVLTDDVPEEYTKNYNYKQISVLDDDKTNILQHFDEANNFIDEALFGAAADLKDERKRHKSSILVHCAQGCSRSVVVVAGYLMKKYKLDVKSSIYAIRRKKPDIAPNDFFIEQLNLYNEIQSMDSPLYKQWKLELALKNDTFQIEDSMYNNTAAEATADSELRCKRCRQKIALSTSFVPHIPPPEEDRQSQFIKRAGNNRIIGVEKGSSKCTHFFVEPLDWMKAELSKGELEGKFCCPKCQGKVGAYSWHGSRCSCGKWMIPAIHLQDARVDEIDFKNSRVDEVKHKADNVQ, translated from the coding sequence ATGGCTACCCCAACCAGGATTCTAGGGGGGATTTACGTTTCCTCTATTGAGCCATTAACTCAGGGAGTTGATCTGAAGAAAGAGTATAACATTTCTAGTATTTTGAGTGTATTAACGGACGATGTACCCGAAGAATACACCAAAAACTACAACTACAAACAGATAAGTGTCCTTGATGATGACAAGACTAATATTCTCCAACATTTCGACGAAGCAAACAACTTTATAGATGAAGCTCTCTTTGGTGCTGCTGCCGACTTAAAAGATGAGAGAAAACGTCACAAGTCCAGCATTCTCGTTCATTGCGCCCAAGGCTGTTCTCGATCTGTGGTGGTAGTTGCAGGCTACctgatgaagaaatacAAACTAGATGTTAAAAGCAGTATATATGCTATAAGGAGGAAAAAACCTGATATTGCACCAAATGACTTTTTCATCGAGCAATTAAACTTGTACAATGAGATTCAAAGCATGGACAGTCCACTGTATAAACAATGGAAGTTGGAACTAGCGTTGAAAAACgatacttttcaaattgaggATTCAATGTATAATAATACAGCAGCTGAAGCAACAGCTGACTCTGAACTACGTTGCAAGCGTTGTAGACAGAAAATTGCACTTTCGACTTCATTTGTACCCCACATTCCTCCACCTGAAGAGGATAGACAATCTCAATTTATAAAGAGAGCAGGAAATAACAGGATAATAGGAGTGGAGAAAGGCTCTTCCAAGTGCACTCATTTCTTCGTAGAGCCTCTGGATTGGATGAAAGCAGAACTTTCAAAGGGTGAATTAGAAGGAAAGTTTTGTTGTCCCAAATGTCAGGGTAAAGTTGGTGCTTACTCCTGGCATGGGTCCCGATGTAGCTGTGGAAAATGGATGATACCCGCAATACATCTTCAAGATGCAAGGGTTGATGAGATtgacttcaaaaactcCAGAGTTGACGAAGTCAAGCATAAAGCTGATAATGTACAGTAA
- a CDS encoding Heme A:farnesyltransferase, which yields MMKRTVSPSFIRSMASASCFYSSNKVLLPSVINFSRSGTEFKLQFIPNYRLPGSRPIVTDTAHVLEQVGRKALTCQPSDSVCQQKDSKDFHDRQALPFTVKPKEKGTKPARVLSTKDYIRAYVALTKPNLTFLVMLSSISTYALTPNSAGIAELVFLSIGTMLCSGAANAINMGREPNYDKMMVRTSARPVVRGIVSPKEAFTFAGITGTIGTAILYFGVNPTVAGLGFLNIVLYSWIYTSLKRKSILNTWVGAIVGAIPPLMGWAVSSSLADPGAWCLAALLYAWQFPHFNSLSHNIRSEYKRAGYVMTAFENPKLNARVALRYSFLMFPICFGLAYFNVTDPYFVLDSSLLNGWMSYWTFKFWLQQASNYSRKTLAAGGASQAAVELANGYARKAFWCSVWHLPGILVLAMLHKKGQWDRFFS from the coding sequence ATGATGAAAAGAACGGTATCACCGAGCTTCATCCGGTCCATGGCTTCGGCATCTTGCTTCTATTCTTCTAACAAGGTATTGCTGCCGTCAGTGATCAATTTCAGCCGTAGTGGCACAGAGTTCAAACTACAATTTATACCCAATTACCGATTACCAGGTTCTCGACCAATAGTCACAGATACCGCACATGTATTGGAGCAAGTTGGAAGGAAAGCTCTGACCTGCCAACCTTCTGATTCTGTGTGTCAGCAAAAGGATAGCAAGGACTTTCACGATCGGCAGGCACTTCCATTTACCGTTAAACCAAAGGAGAAAGGTACTAAGCCTGCTCGAGTGCTGTCTACTAAAGACTATATCAGAGCTTATGTTGCCCTCACTAAGCCAAATTTAACCTTTTTAGTGATGCTCTCGTCGATTTCGACCTACGCATTAACTCCTAATTCGGCAGGAATAGCTGAGTTGGTTTTTCTATCTATTGGAACGATGTTATGCTCTGGGGCTGCTAATGCTATCAATATGGGAAGAGAACCCAACTACGATAAAATGATGGTGAGGACATCCGCAAGACCTGTCGTCAGAGGAATAGTTTCTCCTAAAGAGGCTTTCACTTTTGCTGGGATCACAGGTACCATTGGAACTGCCATTCTGTATTTTGGTGTGAATCCTACAGTGGCAGGATTAGGATTCTTGAATATCGTCCTTTACTCCTGGATTTACACCTCATTAAAGAGAAAAAGTATATTGAATACGTGGGTTGGGGCCATAGTTGGGGCTATTCCTCCCTTAATGGGATGGGCAGTTAGCTCTTCACTAGCAGATCCGGGTGCTTGGTGTCTAGCTGCGCTACTATATGCCTGGCAATTCCCTCACTTCAATTCGTTATCTCATAACATTCGAAGTGAGTATAAACGTGCAGGTTATGTGATGACAGCATTTGAAAACCCCAAGTTGAATGCCAGGGTTGCCTTAAGGTACTCATTCCTCATGTTCCCCATTTGCTTCGGTCTCGCCTATTTCAATGTCACAGATCCATATTTTGTACTGGACTCTTCGTTATTGAACGGATGGATGTCGTACTGGACGTTCAAGTTTTGGCTCCAACAGGCTTCTAACTACTCCCGAAAGACTTTGGCAGCAGGAGGAGCTTCACAGGCAGCGGTGGAACTGGCAAACGGATATGCAAGGAAAGCTTTTTGGTGCTCAGTGTGGCACCTTCCTGGAATTTTAGTGCTGGCCATGTTACATAAGAAGGGCCAATGGGATCGTTTTTTCTCATAA
- a CDS encoding Essential, non-ATPase regulatory subunit of the 26S proteasome, which translates to MPTVVTNESSLLQTTVSVAPLVLLSVVDHYERVVQAPNAPTNSNDKRVVGVILGDNTNKNLIKVTNSFAIPFEEDEKNRDIWFLDHDFIESMMEMFKKINAKERLIGWYHSGPKLKSSDLQINELFKRFTPNPLLLIVDVNSTDIVDIPTDSYLAIEEIRDDGSSAEKTFIHLPSIIQAEEAEEIGVEHLLRDIRDQACGNLSIRLTNNFKSLKSLNDRIANIVQYLRKILSGELPINNVILGKLQDIFNLLPNLVAVQGDPTKPATASANQLATSFNVKTNDELMMVYISSLVRSILAFHDLIDNKIENKKNNEKDKEFTPTEEEPQQAAIESK; encoded by the coding sequence ATGCCTACAGTGGTGACTAACGAGTCCTCTCTCTTGCAAACAACCGTGAGTGTTGCACCATTGGTGCTTTTATCTGTTGTTGATCACTACGAACGAGTGGTGCAGGCACCCAACGCCCCAACTAATTCAAACGACAAAAGAGTCGTGGGGGTCATTTTGGGAGACAATACAAACAAGAACTTGATCAAGGTAACCAACTCATTTGCCATCCcgtttgaagaagacgaaaaGAACAGGGATATTTGGTTTTTGGATCACGACTTCATCGAATCGATGATGgaaatgttcaagaagattaATGCCAAAGAAAGACTTATTGGATGGTACCACTCTGGACCAAAGTTAAAGTCATCTGATCTACAAATCAACGAGTTATTCAAGAGATTCACTCCAAATCCTTTGCTTTTGATTGTGGATGTAAATTCCACCGATATAGTCGATATTCCTACAGACTCATATTTggcaattgaagaaattagAGACGATGGCTCAAGTGCAGAAAAAACGTTTATCCATTTACCATCCATCATCCAGGCCgaagaagcagaagaaaTTGGAGTGGAGCATCTTCTGAGGGATATCCGAGACCAGGCGTGCGGAAATCTGTCCATAAGATTGACtaacaatttcaaatcgCTGAAGTCTTTAAACGATCGCATAGCCAACATTGTCCAATATTTGCGCAAGATTTTAAGTGGAGAATTACCAATAAATAATGTaattcttggaaaattaCAGGACATATTCAACTTATTGCCCAACTTGGTTGCCGTTCAAGGTGATCCCACAAAACCAGCCACTGCAAGTGCTAACCAACTAGCCACATCATTCAATGTGAAGACCAATGATGAATTAATGATGGTTTACATCTCCAGTTTAGTAAGATCCATCTTGGCTTTCCATGATTTGATCGACAATAAGATCgagaacaagaagaacaacGAGAAAGATAAGGAATTCACACCAACAGAGGAAGAACCCCAACAAGCGGCTATAGAATCGAAATAA
- a CDS encoding Alpha subunit of both the farnesyltransferase and type I geranylgeranyltransferase, which translates to MVVFEDFEWDDITPIDIAETTAPLCHILYTEEFKKVMGYAKALMAQKEYSERAYFITDEVINIASAHYTIWKYRFDIVVHLKKNLVQELDWCDNIAYENEKNYQIWPYRQQIIELLEKETESVDDLLKLEYPLLDIMIEQDSKNYHVWSHRRWLVEKFKLYRTQRELEFTNDKINLDVRNNSAWNHRFLVQFGDIESNSSCDKEYLRDEIILTKDKIDLCPENPSSWNYLQAIYKKFSVILLIEDLNLFAIQYTHLVENPRVISIQALELTAEIYQKSDKNKSEEIYELLSTTYDPIRKNYWSFCKNLLYQN; encoded by the coding sequence ATGGTTGTATTTGAGGATTTTGAGTGGGACGATATTACTCCAATTGATATCGCAGAGACAACGGCCCCACTTTGTCATATTTTGTACACTGAGGAATTCAAGAAGGTAATGGGGTATGCCAAGGCCTTGATGGCACAGAAAGAGTATTCAGAAAGAGCGTATTTTATAACAGATGAGGTGATTAATATAGCTAGTGCTCATTACACGATATGGAAGTACAGATTTGATATTGTGgttcatttgaagaaaaatttggtcCAGGAACTGGATTGGTGTGATAATATTGCTTACGAGAACGAAAAAAACTATCAGATATGGCCTTATAGACAACAAATTATAGAgttgttggagaaagagaCTGAATCTGTTGATGATTTATTGAAATTGGAGTATCCGCTATTGGATATAATGATTGAACAGGATAGTAAAAACTACCATGTCTGGTCTCATAGACGATGgttggttgaaaaattcaaactGTATCGAACTCAGAGAGAACTCGAATTTACTAAtgacaaaatcaacctTGATGTGAGGAATAATTCTGCTTGGAACCATCGATTTTTGGTCCAATTTGGTGATATCGAGAGTAATTCGTCATGCGACAAAGAATATCTGAGGGACGAAATCATCCTTACCAAAGATAAAATTGATCTTTGTCCAGAGAATCCGTCTTCTTGGAACTATCTTCAAGCAATATATAAGAAGTTTTCGGTGATATTGCTCATAGAAGACCTGAACTTGTTTGCAATTCAGTACACTCATCTAGTGGAGAATCCAAGAGTAATTTCCATCCAGGCCCTGGAATTAACTGCAGAAATCTACCAGAAATCTGACAAGAACAAGTCTGAAGAAATATATGAGTTGCTGAGCACTACATATGACCCGATAAGGAAAAACTACTGGAGCTTTTGCAAGAATCTCCTGTACCAGAATTGA